The Chryseolinea soli genome contains a region encoding:
- a CDS encoding potassium channel beta subunit family protein translates to MEYRRLGKSGLQLSVLSFGSWLTFGKQVGDATAEELMTVAYDHGVNFFDNAEIYSRGQSEIVMGEILQKKRWRRDSYVVSSKVFFGLGGSDLRPTQKGLSRKHVVEACEQSLERLQVDYLDLFFCHRHDKQTPVEETVWTMHNLIQQGKILYWGTSEWSAAEIMEAHLVAQRHSLIGPTMEQPQYNMLERFKVEEDYHLLYTAMGLGTTVWSPLASGVLTGKYNEGFVKETRLGIEGLEWLKDRTLAQANLERARKLAVFAKEIGLSMPVLAIAWCLKNEHVSSVILGASKAAQLVENFQALEARHKLTPEIMDKIELILLNKPKRSDF, encoded by the coding sequence ATGGAATATCGCAGACTCGGAAAATCAGGCCTTCAACTTAGTGTGCTCTCTTTTGGCTCGTGGCTCACCTTTGGAAAACAAGTGGGCGACGCAACGGCGGAAGAGTTGATGACGGTGGCGTATGACCATGGCGTTAATTTTTTCGACAACGCCGAGATCTATTCGCGCGGCCAGTCGGAAATTGTGATGGGCGAGATCCTGCAAAAGAAGCGCTGGCGCCGCGACAGCTATGTGGTGTCGAGTAAAGTGTTTTTTGGATTGGGGGGCAGCGACTTGCGTCCCACGCAAAAAGGTTTGAGCCGCAAACACGTGGTGGAGGCCTGCGAGCAATCGCTCGAACGCCTGCAGGTGGATTATCTCGACCTGTTCTTTTGCCACCGCCACGACAAGCAAACCCCCGTGGAGGAAACCGTGTGGACGATGCACAACCTGATCCAGCAAGGCAAGATCCTCTATTGGGGCACCAGCGAATGGAGCGCCGCCGAGATCATGGAAGCGCACCTGGTGGCGCAACGGCATTCGCTGATCGGCCCCACGATGGAGCAACCCCAATACAACATGCTGGAGCGCTTCAAGGTGGAGGAAGACTATCACCTGCTGTATACCGCCATGGGATTGGGCACCACCGTTTGGTCGCCCTTGGCCAGTGGGGTGCTGACCGGAAAATATAACGAAGGCTTTGTGAAAGAGACCCGCCTGGGCATTGAAGGGCTGGAGTGGTTAAAAGATCGCACGCTGGCGCAGGCTAATTTGGAACGCGCACGGAAGCTTGCCGTCTTTGCGAAAGAAATAGGTTTGTCTATGCCGGTGTTGGCCATTGCGTGGTGTTTGAAAAACGAGCATGTGAGTTCCGTTATTCTGGGGGCGTCGAAGGCGGCGCAGTTGGTGGAGAATTTTCAGGCGTTGGAGGCGCGGCATAAATTGACGCCGGAGATTATGGATAAGATCGAGCTCATTTTGTTGAATAAGCCGAAGCGAAGTGATTTTTGA
- the rpsA gene encoding 30S ribosomal protein S1, whose protein sequence is MAKISKPGERPRKTVESPEAKGPVKKAKGEKIEIDEDDPLAEIKSAGKEEISTEAIPVSELKKAKYEKQIPGEFDFDAFDSKGFGEGYSKDKRAEMEKMYSGTVTSVNSGEVVKGVVVGINDRDVILNIGFKSDGLVPLAEFKEMTNLKIGDAVDLFIEEREDAMGQLVLSRRKAKLVKGWEYVQTALDKDEVIEGFVKRRTKGGLIVDVFGIEAFLPGSQIDVKPIRDFDIYVNKSIEVKVVKINYTNDNVVVSHKVLIEKDLEQQKAVILTNLEKGQVLEGVIKNMTNFGVFIDLGGVDGLLHITDISWGRINHPEEVLKLDQTVKVVVLDFDGDKKRISLGMKQLTPHPWDALPAEIQVGSKVKGKIVNVADYGAFLELQPGVEGLIHVSEMSWSQHLRNPQDFMKVGDEVEAVVLTLDRDERKMSLGIKQLTEDPWTRQDVLSKYAVGTKHKGIVRNLTNFGLFIELEEGIDGLVHVSDLSWTKKIKHPSEFVKVGETMEVQVLELDAANRRLALSHKHMEENPWDTFETIFTIGSVHKCTIISKNDKGAVLELPYGIEGFCAAKNLAKEDNSKTEVGESLDFKVLEFSKDDRRIVLSHKAVWSGEEEKPSATAGKKKPAPAKGNTIQSINQQSEKSTLGDLEALSALKEKMSGGSGEPKAE, encoded by the coding sequence ATGGCTAAAATTTCAAAACCAGGCGAAAGACCCCGTAAAACGGTGGAAAGCCCTGAAGCTAAAGGCCCTGTGAAGAAGGCTAAAGGCGAAAAAATCGAGATCGACGAAGATGATCCGTTGGCCGAGATCAAGTCGGCAGGCAAAGAAGAGATCTCTACGGAAGCTATCCCCGTTTCGGAACTGAAGAAGGCGAAGTACGAAAAACAAATTCCCGGTGAATTTGACTTCGATGCGTTCGACTCTAAAGGTTTCGGCGAAGGTTACAGCAAAGACAAGCGTGCAGAAATGGAGAAAATGTACTCCGGCACCGTGACGTCTGTGAACAGTGGTGAAGTAGTGAAAGGCGTTGTGGTGGGCATTAACGACCGCGACGTGATCCTCAATATCGGTTTCAAGTCGGACGGCCTCGTGCCCCTGGCGGAATTCAAAGAAATGACCAACCTGAAGATTGGTGATGCCGTCGACCTGTTCATCGAAGAACGGGAAGATGCCATGGGCCAACTCGTGCTGAGCCGCCGCAAGGCGAAGCTGGTGAAAGGCTGGGAATATGTGCAGACTGCGCTGGACAAAGACGAGGTGATCGAAGGCTTCGTGAAACGCAGAACGAAAGGTGGTTTGATCGTGGACGTGTTTGGTATCGAGGCGTTCTTGCCCGGTTCGCAAATCGACGTGAAGCCTATCCGCGATTTCGATATCTATGTGAACAAGTCGATCGAGGTGAAAGTGGTGAAGATCAACTACACCAACGACAACGTAGTCGTATCGCACAAAGTGCTGATCGAGAAAGATCTCGAGCAACAAAAAGCGGTGATCCTGACCAACCTGGAAAAAGGACAAGTATTGGAAGGCGTGATCAAGAACATGACCAACTTCGGTGTATTCATCGACTTGGGTGGTGTGGACGGATTGCTGCACATTACCGATATCAGCTGGGGCCGTATCAACCATCCGGAAGAAGTGCTCAAGCTTGACCAAACCGTTAAGGTGGTGGTATTGGATTTCGATGGCGACAAGAAGCGAATCTCTTTGGGCATGAAGCAACTGACGCCTCACCCTTGGGATGCACTGCCCGCCGAGATCCAGGTAGGATCGAAAGTGAAAGGCAAGATCGTGAACGTGGCCGACTATGGCGCATTCCTCGAACTGCAACCCGGCGTGGAAGGTTTGATCCACGTGAGCGAAATGAGCTGGTCGCAACACCTGCGCAACCCGCAAGATTTCATGAAAGTGGGCGACGAAGTGGAAGCCGTTGTGCTGACCCTGGATCGCGACGAGCGCAAGATGTCGCTCGGCATCAAGCAACTGACCGAAGATCCTTGGACACGCCAAGACGTATTGAGCAAATACGCTGTAGGCACCAAGCACAAAGGCATCGTGCGCAACCTGACCAACTTCGGCTTGTTCATCGAGCTGGAAGAAGGTATCGACGGCCTGGTGCACGTGAGCGACTTGAGCTGGACCAAGAAGATCAAACACCCTTCGGAGTTTGTGAAGGTAGGCGAGACGATGGAAGTACAAGTGCTGGAGCTGGATGCGGCCAACCGCAGACTGGCCCTGAGCCACAAACATATGGAAGAAAACCCTTGGGATACGTTCGAAACGATCTTCACGATCGGCAGCGTTCACAAGTGTACCATCATCAGCAAGAACGACAAAGGAGCCGTGCTGGAATTGCCTTATGGCATTGAAGGCTTCTGCGCTGCCAAGAACCTGGCGAAAGAAGACAACTCCAAAACGGAAGTTGGCGAATCGCTGGACTTCAAAGTGCTTGAATTCTCCAAAGACGACCGCCGCATCGTGCTTTCGCACAAGGCTGTTTGGTCGGGCGAGGAAGAAAAACCGAGCGCCACAGCAGGCAAGAAAAAACCGGCTCCCGCAAAGGGCAACACGATCCAGTCGATCAACCAACAGTCGGAGAAATCCACGTTGGGTGACCTGGAAGCGTTGAGCGCGTTGAAAGAGAAAATGAGCGGCGGCAGCGGCGAACCCAAAGCCGAATAA
- a CDS encoding OmpA family protein translates to MMKGLLSLTLLLMLAGTAFAQQPDEIRKSIYFGGGSYYVDDNQVEELYYWLDSIPNLLDKYDIQLISHTDPIGGKEYNEWLSKMRSETVQQLLLDKAIPEHKITIKDWGLDNPVYSNNSYQGMQMNRRVDVILYPIIF, encoded by the coding sequence ATGATGAAGGGGTTGCTTTCGTTGACGTTGCTCCTGATGCTGGCGGGTACGGCCTTCGCCCAGCAGCCGGACGAGATACGCAAAAGCATCTATTTTGGCGGCGGCAGCTACTATGTGGACGACAACCAGGTGGAGGAGCTTTATTACTGGCTCGACTCCATCCCGAACCTGCTCGATAAATACGACATCCAGCTCATCAGCCATACCGATCCCATTGGCGGCAAAGAGTACAACGAGTGGCTCTCCAAAATGCGCAGCGAAACCGTGCAACAGCTTTTGCTGGATAAGGCCATTCCCGAACACAAGATCACGATCAAGGATTGGGGCCTGGACAATCCCGTGTACAGCAACAACTCCTACCAGGGCATGCAGATGAACCGCCGGGTGGACGTGATCCTTTATCCCATCATTTTTTAG
- a CDS encoding SixA phosphatase family protein, producing MKKILSMLFLMAMFTPTTAQQPITTVILMRHGEKVNDGTDDPGLTAQGLERATRLAELLKNTTVDAVYASPFQRTRNTIAPLAQAKGLTVQTYDPKKPEEIDAILKKHAGHTVVVCGHSNTTPRMANRLLGKAQFKDFEETEFGNLLVIDVLESGAAKVTVLNY from the coding sequence ATGAAGAAGATCCTCTCCATGCTCTTTCTGATGGCAATGTTCACCCCCACAACGGCCCAGCAACCGATCACCACGGTGATCCTGATGCGCCACGGCGAAAAGGTGAACGACGGCACCGACGATCCCGGCCTGACCGCCCAAGGCCTTGAACGCGCTACCCGCCTGGCGGAGTTGTTGAAGAACACCACGGTGGACGCCGTCTATGCATCGCCCTTCCAGCGCACGCGAAACACGATTGCCCCATTGGCCCAGGCAAAGGGTCTGACCGTTCAAACGTATGACCCCAAAAAGCCGGAGGAGATCGACGCCATTCTGAAAAAGCATGCCGGCCACACGGTGGTGGTTTGTGGGCATTCCAACACCACGCCACGCATGGCCAACCGGCTGCTGGGCAAAGCGCAATTCAAAGACTTTGAGGAAACCGAATTTGGGAACCTGCTCGTGATCGACGTGTTGGAATCGGGAGCGGCAAAAGTAACGGTGCTGAATTACTGA
- a CDS encoding TolC family protein translates to MKRIVFARIVFCVAGIFAGGSALAQGGVDSTVLTFQEAVKIALMNSVTLNTQRNQLELSQAQKNASIAGIGPNVSLNGSATQFNGNSFNQQQGEVINGIRDNISGSINANMNLFSGFGRLNTIRQYAKAFDAQAHFVDRTAQDVINTVSTQYLQVLLDVELIRIARENFEVQKKQLQQIHEYVEVGSRSPVDEYNQDALTKAAELRAVQAEITLTNDMALLTQTLLVDPFDNYAVRKPGWDINKIGSEPTDLEQMLATAKMNRGDYQRAVKNEAAQHYGTMAARSLMMPSLSAFYNYGSGYNYQHDVPDSATNYNSNYVLTNTGPGSYVLNQVTTKTTVVNPDIPRPFSEQFRTNNVYKSYGLQLTIPIFNGLQNRTQTIQQRTLYRNAQLTTKNSEIQLKNDIIRSARNFQGAKKAYQVAVDQLKAASMAIQYETERYNLGVTNLVEYSTANGRYVQAQTDKAQAEYRLLFQKVLLEYSLGTLKVEDLE, encoded by the coding sequence ATGAAACGTATTGTATTTGCACGTATCGTATTTTGTGTTGCGGGAATTTTCGCGGGCGGTTCGGCCCTGGCGCAGGGGGGCGTAGATTCAACAGTTTTGACTTTCCAGGAAGCGGTGAAGATCGCCCTGATGAACAGCGTGACGTTGAACACCCAACGCAATCAGCTTGAGCTGAGCCAAGCCCAGAAGAATGCCTCGATTGCGGGAATCGGTCCCAACGTGAGCCTCAACGGATCGGCCACGCAGTTTAATGGTAACTCCTTCAACCAGCAGCAAGGCGAGGTAATCAACGGTATCCGGGACAACATATCGGGATCGATCAACGCCAACATGAACCTTTTCAGCGGCTTTGGCCGGTTGAACACGATACGACAATACGCCAAAGCGTTTGATGCCCAGGCCCACTTTGTGGACCGCACGGCACAGGACGTAATCAATACGGTGTCGACCCAATATCTCCAGGTTCTTCTGGATGTGGAGTTGATCCGGATCGCGAGGGAGAACTTTGAAGTGCAGAAAAAACAGCTTCAGCAAATCCACGAATATGTGGAGGTAGGGTCCCGTTCGCCGGTTGACGAATACAACCAGGATGCGCTGACCAAGGCAGCCGAGTTGCGGGCCGTGCAAGCGGAGATCACCTTGACCAACGACATGGCGCTGCTGACACAAACGCTTCTCGTGGACCCGTTTGATAATTATGCGGTGAGAAAACCCGGCTGGGACATTAACAAGATCGGCTCCGAACCTACGGACCTCGAACAGATGCTGGCCACCGCCAAGATGAATCGCGGGGACTATCAGCGCGCCGTGAAAAATGAAGCCGCACAACACTATGGCACCATGGCGGCGCGATCGCTGATGATGCCTTCCTTGTCTGCCTTCTACAACTACGGCTCGGGCTATAACTATCAGCACGATGTTCCCGATTCGGCTACGAATTACAACTCGAATTATGTATTGACGAATACCGGGCCGGGAAGCTATGTTCTGAATCAAGTGACTACAAAGACCACGGTTGTGAACCCGGATATTCCACGACCATTTTCTGAACAGTTCAGGACCAACAACGTGTATAAATCGTATGGTTTGCAGTTGACCATCCCGATCTTTAACGGGCTTCAGAACCGGACCCAGACCATTCAGCAGCGCACGCTTTACCGGAACGCTCAGTTGACCACAAAAAATTCGGAGATCCAGCTTAAGAACGATATCATCCGCTCGGCGCGCAACTTCCAGGGGGCCAAGAAAGCCTACCAGGTGGCGGTGGACCAGCTGAAGGCCGCCTCGATGGCGATACAATACGAGACCGAACGGTATAACCTCGGTGTGACGAACCTGGTGGAGTATTCGACCGCCAACGGCCGGTATGTTCAGGCACAGACGGACAAAGCGCAGGCAGAGTATCGCTTGTTGTTCCAGAAAGTGTTGCTGGAGTATTCTTTGGGAACGCTTAAGGTGGAGGATTTGGAATAA
- a CDS encoding ligase-associated DNA damage response exonuclease gives MNVLEFTAKGIYCPAADVYLDPWQPVKKALITHGHSDHARWGHEQYLCTIAAEPIIKHRLQLTDNIQSVAFGEKVMINGVQFSFHPAGHIPGSAQIRVELNGEVWVFSGDYKLQHDGLSEPFEPVKCHAFITESTFGLPVYAWQPQADVFDDVNRWWRKSQEEGKVAVLAGYALGKSQRILKNVDATLGKIMVHGAIETVTNIFREQGMTLPPTVRVVPEMKRADFEGALVICPPSAIGSPWLRKFEPFSLGIASGWMGLRGTRRRRGADRGFVLSDHADWRELNLAVRETGAEKVFVTHGYSEIFARWLTEHGLDAREVKTQYEGELSEMAEATAAEDKALEA, from the coding sequence ATGAATGTACTTGAGTTTACCGCCAAAGGAATTTACTGCCCCGCCGCCGACGTCTACCTCGATCCGTGGCAACCCGTAAAAAAAGCATTGATCACCCACGGCCACTCCGACCACGCGCGCTGGGGGCACGAACAATACCTCTGCACCATCGCCGCAGAACCCATCATTAAACATCGCTTGCAGCTAACAGACAATATCCAATCCGTTGCGTTTGGCGAGAAGGTGATGATCAATGGCGTGCAATTCTCTTTTCACCCGGCCGGTCACATTCCCGGTTCGGCCCAGATCAGGGTGGAGTTGAACGGTGAAGTGTGGGTCTTCTCCGGCGACTACAAACTTCAGCACGACGGCCTGTCTGAACCCTTCGAGCCCGTGAAATGCCATGCCTTCATCACCGAATCCACGTTTGGGCTGCCCGTGTATGCGTGGCAACCCCAGGCCGATGTGTTTGACGACGTGAACCGGTGGTGGCGCAAAAGCCAGGAGGAGGGCAAGGTGGCTGTTTTGGCGGGCTATGCCCTGGGCAAAAGCCAACGCATTTTAAAAAACGTGGATGCCACGCTGGGAAAGATCATGGTGCACGGTGCAATTGAAACCGTGACCAATATTTTTCGCGAGCAAGGCATGACGCTTCCTCCAACGGTACGGGTAGTGCCTGAAATGAAACGCGCCGATTTTGAAGGTGCCTTGGTGATCTGTCCACCGTCGGCTATTGGTTCGCCCTGGCTGCGAAAGTTCGAGCCCTTTTCGCTGGGTATTGCTTCGGGGTGGATGGGCTTGCGGGGCACACGCCGGCGGAGGGGCGCCGACAGAGGTTTCGTGCTTTCTGACCACGCCGACTGGCGCGAGCTGAACCTGGCGGTGCGCGAAACAGGTGCCGAAAAAGTGTTTGTCACCCACGGCTATTCCGAGATCTTTGCCCGCTGGCTGACCGAACATGGCCTCGATGCGCGCGAAGTGAAAACGCAATACGAAGGCGAGCTGAGTGAAATGGCGGAAGCCACCGCCGCGGAAGATAAAGCCTTGGAAGCATGA
- a CDS encoding nuclear transport factor 2 family protein produces MIYRNALLAILFAACSLFAVAQPPSPDPAITTTIQQLFKGMETGDSALVHATFAHEITMATVRRDKAGNPMLQREASALGFLKVVGTPHPQTWYEEIWDVKVQQDGDFAQVWCDYAFYIGNTFSHCGVDAFQLHKQKDGWKIFHLADTRRTENCTIPKSIQQKHTP; encoded by the coding sequence ATGATATACCGAAATGCTCTTCTTGCTATTCTGTTTGCAGCCTGCAGCCTTTTTGCAGTAGCACAACCACCATCGCCCGATCCGGCCATCACGACCACCATCCAGCAGCTTTTCAAAGGCATGGAAACCGGCGACAGTGCCCTGGTGCACGCCACCTTCGCGCATGAGATCACGATGGCGACCGTGCGTCGCGATAAGGCCGGCAATCCCATGTTACAACGCGAGGCCTCGGCACTGGGGTTTCTGAAGGTGGTGGGGACGCCCCACCCGCAAACCTGGTATGAAGAAATATGGGACGTGAAGGTGCAGCAAGACGGCGATTTCGCCCAGGTGTGGTGCGACTATGCGTTCTACATCGGCAACACCTTTAGCCACTGCGGCGTGGATGCTTTCCAACTGCACAAACAAAAAGACGGCTGGAAGATCTTCCACCTGGCCGATACGCGCCGCACCGAAAACTGCACGATCCCAAAATCCATACAGCAAAAACATACTCCCTAG
- a CDS encoding ATP-dependent DNA ligase codes for MKRFAQLFTELDQSTKTLDKIKALVSYFDVAAAQDRIWTIAILSHRRPRRTVSAGYLGTWATERAGLPMWLFEESYSVVGDLAETISLVLPEPDERSDETLTFWINFIKSLEPLDIEQKKEKINWAWHRLGGVDRFVFNKLITGGFRVGVSQQLMVKALAKYAQVKENVVAHRLMGNWSPETTTYETLVLADDTQDISRPYPFYLAYALEGTVEELGDPKEWQAERKWDGIRGQVIVRNGELFVWSRGEELVTDKYPEYAAFLELLPNGTALDGEILPFRDGLPLSFNHLQTRIGRKSITSKLLQEVPVAFVAYDVLEWEGADVRLWPLTARREKLEALAAAKPHPVLQLSPTIDFSTWEQLREARTHSREYRSEGIMLKRKDSIYRDGRRRGDWWKWKIDPFTIDAVMIYAMSGHGRRANLYTDYTFAVWSGDQLVPFTKAYSGLTDEEIREVDRWVKQNTTERFGPVRSVKPELVFEIAFEGIAKSTRHKSGIALRFPRIHRWRKDKVVAEANTLQDLQQLLNTHG; via the coding sequence ATGAAGCGCTTTGCTCAATTGTTTACCGAACTGGACCAGAGCACCAAGACCCTGGACAAGATCAAAGCCCTGGTGTCGTACTTTGACGTGGCAGCAGCACAAGACCGCATCTGGACCATCGCCATTCTTTCGCATCGCCGGCCCCGGCGCACCGTGAGCGCGGGCTACCTCGGCACATGGGCCACGGAACGCGCGGGTTTGCCGATGTGGTTGTTTGAAGAATCCTATAGTGTGGTGGGCGATCTGGCGGAAACCATTTCGCTGGTGCTTCCCGAACCCGATGAACGATCGGACGAAACGCTGACGTTTTGGATCAACTTCATCAAAAGCCTTGAACCGTTGGACATCGAGCAAAAAAAGGAGAAGATCAACTGGGCCTGGCACCGGTTGGGTGGCGTGGACCGCTTTGTATTTAACAAACTCATCACGGGTGGTTTTCGCGTTGGCGTGTCGCAGCAGTTGATGGTGAAAGCGCTGGCCAAATATGCGCAAGTGAAAGAGAACGTGGTGGCGCATCGGTTGATGGGCAACTGGTCGCCGGAGACGACGACCTATGAAACGCTGGTCTTGGCGGACGACACACAAGACATTTCAAGACCCTATCCGTTCTATCTCGCCTACGCGCTGGAAGGAACGGTGGAAGAATTGGGTGACCCAAAAGAATGGCAAGCTGAAAGAAAATGGGATGGCATTCGCGGGCAGGTGATCGTGCGGAACGGCGAATTGTTTGTGTGGTCAAGAGGAGAGGAGTTGGTCACGGATAAATATCCCGAGTATGCGGCCTTCCTGGAGCTGCTTCCCAACGGCACAGCGTTGGACGGGGAGATCCTTCCGTTTCGCGATGGGCTTCCGCTTTCGTTCAACCATTTGCAAACCCGCATTGGTCGCAAGTCTATCACCTCGAAATTGTTGCAGGAAGTGCCCGTGGCGTTTGTGGCCTACGACGTGTTGGAGTGGGAGGGAGCCGATGTGCGGTTGTGGCCGTTGACGGCACGCCGCGAAAAACTGGAAGCGCTTGCCGCGGCAAAACCTCACCCGGTGTTGCAGTTGTCGCCGACGATAGACTTTTCTACCTGGGAACAGCTTCGCGAAGCGCGCACGCATTCGCGGGAGTATCGAAGCGAGGGCATCATGCTGAAGCGCAAAGACTCGATCTATCGCGATGGCCGTCGGCGTGGTGATTGGTGGAAATGGAAGATCGATCCGTTCACGATAGACGCCGTGATGATCTATGCCATGAGCGGCCACGGTCGCCGCGCCAATCTCTATACCGACTACACCTTTGCCGTGTGGAGCGGCGACCAGTTGGTACCGTTCACAAAAGCCTACAGCGGCCTGACCGATGAAGAGATCCGCGAAGTGGACCGCTGGGTGAAACAAAACACCACCGAGCGCTTTGGCCCTGTGCGCAGCGTGAAGCCGGAGTTGGTGTTCGAGATCGCCTTTGAAGGCATCGCCAAATCTACCCGTCACAAATCGGGTATCGCTCTGCGGTTCCCACGCATCCACCGTTGGCGGAAAGACAAAGTGGTCGCCGAAGCAAATACCCTGCAAGACCTGCAGCAATTGCTGAATACCCACGGGTAG
- a CDS encoding tetratricopeptide repeat protein: MKPNVCGSFYLAFFLSLSAFGQKIDSLQAVLDTAKNDHKVKTLNELFRANLRTDPVKALGYTREALNLATEIGDKKGMAASYNNLGIIYRNQGALDKALDYYITSMKIYETLGNKEGIASTKNNISTIYSIKKEYGQAMKYLEDSYALFVELKDDRKIIGSMNNLGNLNLEIQLYEKAMKYFSEASQLSDKLGIKFADPLNNMGNIYFRQGNYQHAVEFYEKALAIERANDNKLGILNVLTNLGITYAKAKQPKPAAQYLDEATKLCQDVQAFSFLPPLYKAQAENASTQNNWKVAYDMMLKYDDAREKIFGEESTRNIAQMEMVIDFQEKEKEYDMMQQQGEITKLELRNTRMFILLIILAVLGIIGALNFFYINKKVRHKKNSPVA; the protein is encoded by the coding sequence ATGAAGCCAAACGTCTGCGGTTCGTTCTATTTAGCTTTCTTTTTGTCTCTTTCAGCTTTCGGTCAGAAGATCGACAGCCTGCAGGCCGTGCTCGACACCGCCAAGAACGACCATAAAGTGAAGACCCTCAACGAGCTGTTCCGTGCCAACCTGCGCACCGATCCCGTCAAGGCCTTGGGCTATACCCGCGAAGCCCTGAACCTAGCCACCGAGATCGGTGACAAAAAAGGCATGGCCGCATCCTACAACAACCTGGGGATCATCTACCGCAACCAGGGCGCCCTCGACAAGGCGTTGGACTACTACATCACCTCGATGAAGATCTACGAAACATTGGGGAACAAAGAGGGTATCGCTTCCACCAAGAACAACATCTCCACCATTTATTCGATCAAAAAAGAATACGGCCAGGCTATGAAGTACCTGGAAGATTCCTATGCTCTTTTTGTCGAACTCAAAGACGATCGCAAGATCATCGGATCCATGAACAACCTGGGCAACCTCAACCTGGAGATCCAGTTGTATGAAAAGGCCATGAAATATTTTTCGGAAGCCTCACAGCTCAGCGACAAGCTCGGGATCAAGTTTGCCGATCCCCTCAACAACATGGGCAACATCTACTTCCGGCAGGGCAACTACCAACACGCCGTAGAATTCTACGAGAAAGCCCTGGCCATCGAACGCGCCAACGACAACAAGCTGGGCATCCTCAACGTGCTCACCAACCTGGGCATCACCTACGCCAAAGCCAAGCAACCCAAACCTGCAGCCCAATACCTCGACGAAGCCACAAAGCTCTGCCAGGACGTGCAGGCCTTTTCTTTCCTGCCCCCGCTGTATAAAGCGCAAGCCGAAAACGCCTCCACCCAAAACAACTGGAAGGTGGCCTACGACATGATGCTGAAGTACGACGACGCCCGCGAAAAGATCTTTGGCGAAGAAAGCACGCGCAACATCGCCCAGATGGAAATGGTGATCGACTTCCAGGAAAAGGAAAAGGAGTACGACATGATGCAACAGCAAGGCGAGATCACCAAGCTCGAGCTGCGCAACACCCGCATGTTCATTTTGCTCATCATCCTGGCCGTGTTGGGCATCATCGGAGCGCTTAACTTTTTCTACATCAACAAGAAAGTACGTCACAAGAAAAACTCACCGGTGGCATAG
- a CDS encoding ABC transporter ATP-binding protein: protein MIKLQDIDKYVDSRFQRTFVLKGVNLNVEQGEFVTIMGPSGAGKSTLMNIVGMLDEPSAGEYYFFDEPVHKMKEKQKSDMHKNYIGFIFQAYHLIDELTVYENIETPLLYKGVPGAQRKSMVAELLDRFNMVAKKDLFPEQLSGGQQQLVGIARAIVGQPKLLLADEPTGNLHSDQGKQIMEIFKKLNDEGITIIQVTHSEENARYGKRIVRVGDGAIVADERVTVNV from the coding sequence ATGATCAAGCTACAGGACATTGACAAGTACGTGGATTCGCGCTTTCAGCGGACTTTCGTTTTAAAAGGCGTTAATCTCAACGTCGAACAAGGTGAATTTGTGACCATTATGGGCCCCAGCGGCGCCGGAAAGTCCACCCTGATGAACATCGTTGGCATGCTCGACGAGCCCTCGGCGGGCGAGTATTATTTCTTCGACGAGCCCGTGCACAAGATGAAGGAAAAGCAGAAGTCCGACATGCACAAAAACTACATCGGCTTTATTTTCCAGGCCTATCACCTCATCGACGAACTGACGGTATACGAAAACATAGAAACGCCCCTGCTCTATAAAGGCGTGCCCGGTGCACAGCGCAAGAGCATGGTGGCCGAGCTGTTGGACCGCTTCAACATGGTGGCCAAAAAAGATCTGTTTCCAGAACAACTGAGCGGTGGCCAGCAACAGCTGGTAGGCATTGCCCGCGCCATTGTGGGCCAGCCCAAATTGCTGTTGGCCGACGAACCGACGGGTAATCTCCATTCCGACCAGGGCAAACAGATCATGGAGATCTTCAAAAAATTAAACGACGAGGGCATCACCATCATCCAGGTGACCCACTCGGAAGAAAACGCCCGCTATGGCAAGCGCATCGTGCGCGTTGGCGACGGTGCGATTGTAGCGGATGAGCGAGTAACGGTTAATGTTTAG